One region of Glycine max cultivar Williams 82 chromosome 9, Glycine_max_v4.0, whole genome shotgun sequence genomic DNA includes:
- the CRK13 gene encoding cysteine-rich receptor-like protein kinase 6 isoform X6 — MVELPKSNTIMPSSKTLLLITNLTLLSFATTEAQNDPFYLYKDCSSDKTSPNTSFQFNLKNLLSSLSSNATGNTPFYNATINGENPSDSIYGLFMCRADVSSHLCQLCVRNATQQLSSECSLSKQAVIWYEECMVWYSTSFIFSSVATTPSNPMKNSGNVSNPESFMRLVFLTLNQTADEASSQSSIGNNKFATKEAKNVLGISQTQTLYCLAQCTPNLSPHDCRTCLDDAIRQIQGCCEGRIGGRVLFPSCNVRYEMYPFYNVPSATPIPKLIPQTKTSHADSNLSEFPIYLSHNCTNKTFNANNSAFQTHLTKLLFNLASNATTGNKFYKADVANTVFGLFLCRDQEDLPSGLCGECVKNATHEISSKCDSFHEAIIWYSQCMLRYSYRNFFNEVETGPVFSELNTTNKDDEQNFFTMKLAKTLDQAAIQAGDSDEKYGKRTTKLNDLQTLYALAQCTQDLSIEDCKGCLGIVLGTSIPWSRLGSIGGRVLYPSCNIRFELFQFYKDNDKSGTPSSPERRKGKSRIIILIVVLASISVTLFFAAYYFLHKKARKRRAAILEDNFGRGIATLESLQFDLATIIAATNKFSDQNKIGKGGFGEVYKEEEKILIYEYVPNKSLDYFLFDSQPQKLSWSERYNIIGGIAQGILYLHEHSRLKVIHRDLKPSNVLLDECMIPKISDFGLARIVEINQDKGNTSVIVGTYGYMSPEYAMFGQFSEKSDVFSFGVMVLEIISGKKNFSSYESHRITNGLLSYVWKQWSDHTPLNTLDPDITENYSEIEVIKCIQIGLLCVQQDPDARPTMVTVASYLTSHPIELPTPQEPAFFLHGRMHENPVANESSSNQSINTSTPFSNNQMSISQFLPR, encoded by the exons ATGGTAGAGCTCCCAAAAAGTAACACAATCATGCCTTCCAGTAAGACTCTCCTCCTCATAACTAATCTCACCCTTCTCAGTTTTGCAACAACTGAGGCACAAAACGACCCTTTCTATCTATACAAAGATTGTTCCAGCGACAAAACCAGCCCCAACACCTCCTTCCAATTTAACCTCAAGAACCTCCTTTCTTCCCTATCATCCAACGCCACCGGCAACACCCCATTTTACAACGCCACAATCAATGGCGAAAACCCCTCTGACTCTATCTATGGACTTTTCATGTGTAGGGCTGACGTGTCCTCTCACCTCTGCCAACTATGCGTCCGGAATGCAACCCAACAACTATCATCAGAATGCTCCTTATCCAAACAAGCAGTCATATGGTACGAGGAGTGCATGGTTTGGTATTCCACGTCTTTTATTTTCTCCAGTGTGGCCACAACACCTAGTAATCCCATGAAGAACAGTGGTAATGTCTCAAACCCAGAAAGCTTCATGCGTTTAGTGTTTTTGACATTAAACCAAACTGCAGATGAAGCATCATCCCAATCAAGTATTGGTAACAATAAGTTCGCAACAAAGGAAGCAAAAAACGTGTTAGGAATATCTCAGACTCAAACCCTTTATTGTTTAGCTCAGTGCACACCGAATCTTTCACCACATGATTGTAGAACATGTCTTGATGATGCGATAAGGCAAATTCAAGGGTGTTGTGAAGGAAGGATAGGAGGGAGAGTTCTGTTTCCTAGCTGCAATGTTAGGTATGAAATGTACCCTTTCTACAATGTTCCTTCAGCAACTCCTATACCAAAGCTTATTCCTCAAACAAAAACTTCCCATGCGGATTCAAATTTATCAGAATTTCCTATTTATCTTTCTCATAATTGCACAAACAAAACCTTCAATGCCAACAACAGTGCTTTCCAAACACACCTCACCAAACTCTTATTTAACCTAGCTTCTAATGCCACAACCGGGAACAAGTTTTATAAGGCTGATGTGGCTAACACAGTGTTTGGTCTCTTCTTGTGCCGAGACCAAGAGGATCTTCCTTCAGGGCTTTGTGGTGAGTGTGTCAAAAACGCAACGCATGAAATATCATCAAAGTGTGACTCGTTCCATGAGGCTATAATTTGGTACAGCCAGTGCATGCTTCGCTATTCCTATAGAAATTTTTTCAATGAAGTGGAAACAGGTCCTGTGTTTTCTGAGTTAAACACCACCAACAAGGATGATGAACAAAATTTCTTTACGATGAAGTTAGCGAAGACGTTAGATCAAGCGGCGATCCAGGCAGGGGACAGTGATGAGAAATACGGAAAAAGGACGACAAAATTGAATGATTTGCAAACCCTTTATGCTCTTGCTCAGTGCACACAAGATTTGTCTATTGAAGATTGCAAGGGTTGTCTGGGAATTGTGCTTGGAACATCAATTCCATGGTCTCGTTTGGGAAGTATAGGGGGAAGAGTTTTGTATCCTAGCTGCAATATCAGGTTTGAATTGTTCCAATTCTACAAAGACAATGACAAATCTGGGACGCCATCATCACCAG AAAGAAGAAAAGGCAAGTCGCGAATAATTATCTTGATTGTTGTGTTGGCAAGTATTTCTGTGACGTTATTCTTTGCAGCTTACTATTTTCTACATAAAAAAGCAAGAAAGAGGCGTGCAGCTATTCTCGAAGATAATT TTGGTCGTGGAATTGCTACTTTAGAGTCGTTGCAATTTGATTTGGCTACCATTATAGCAGCAACTAATAAATTCTCAGACCAGAATAAAATAGGCAAAGGTGGATTTGGAGAAGTTTATAAG gaagaagaaaaaatacttatttatgaATATGTGCCAAACAAGAGCCTTGATTACTTTCTATTTG ATTCTCAACCGCAAAAGTTAAGCTGGTCTGAACGCTATAATATTATAGGAGGAATTGCTCAAGGAATTCTTTATTTACATGAACATTCTCGACTAAAAGTTATACATCGTGATCTCAAACCCAGTAATGTTCTATTAGATGAatgtatgattccaaaaatttcaGATTTTGGTCTCGCCAGAATTGTTGAAATAAATCAAGACAAAGGAAATACAAGTGTAATTGTTGGAACATA tgGTTATATGTCTCCAGAATATGCAATGTTCGGACAATTTTCTGAGAAGTCAGATGTTTTCAGTTTTGGTGTCATGGTTTTAGAGATTATAAGtggaaaaaagaatttcagTTCTTATGAATCACACCGTATTACTAATGGCCTCTTAAGCTAT GTTTGGAAACAATGGAGTGATCACACACCTTTGAACACATTGGACCCAGATATTACTGAAAATTATTCTGAAATTGAGGTCATCAAGTGCATTCAGATTGGTTTATTATGTGTTCAACAAGACCCTGATGCTAGACCTACAATGGTGACAGTTGCTTCATATCTGACTAGTCACCCTATTGAATTGCCAACACCACAAGAGCCTGCATTTTTCTTGCATGGTAGAATGCATGAAAATCCAGTTGCGAATGAATCAAGTtccaatcaatcaatcaacacTTCTACACCATTCTCGAACAATCAAATGTCTATAAGCCAATTTCTTCCTCGGTA